TAAGCAGGGCTTCTTTCAATTGATGCAGCTCTCCCGGATGCGCCAGGCCGCCCACATGATGATCGATCCCATCAAAGTCTGAGCCAAACATCAGGTGATCCTCGCCTCCCAGCCCGCAAACACGTTCGACATGGTTTAACACGTCGGCAACCGAAACGTTTGCGTCCGGCTTCACGAATTGCGGCACGAATGTCAGGCCGATCAGGCCGTCCATGGCGATTAGCGCTTTAATCTGGTCGTCAGTCAAATTACGCGGATGGTCGCAAACCGCCCGCGCATTCGAATGGGAAGCGATCAGCGGTTTCGCCGTCGTGTCCGCCATGTCCCAAAACGACCGTTCCGATAAATGGGATACATCCAACAGTATACCCAGATTATTGCATTCCTTAACGAAAGCCTTCCCTGTTTTTGTCAAACCGCCCTGCCGGGGTTCAAGTGCGCCGTCCGCCCCCCAGTTGGCATGGTTCCACGTCAGTCCCGCAGCCCTTACCCCAAGCCGAAAAAGGATGCGAAGCATTGCGAGGTCCCCCTGCAAGCCGTCGGCACCTTCGAGGGAAAGCAGCGCTCCGACCGTTCCGCTTTTTCCGATCTCGCCGATGTCGCCGCTCGTGCGGACCAGCTTCATGCCGGGCGCTGTCAGCACCTTGCGGTAAAACAGGTCGATGCTGCGCAAAATCGGCGTCATCGTGCGTTCCATCCGCTCCGGCACGTAGATCGCAAACGTCTGCAGAACGGCGTCCGCCTGACGCAGGCGCGGCAGGGTGACATCAAGCTTGCCCGACGTTTCATCCCGAAACGATAACGTTTCGTCCTCCAGCAGCTTCCAGATCACATCGCAATGAAAATCGGCCGAACGCAGTTTAATCATCATCCATCCACCTTTTCAATTGAAATCTAAACGCAAAAAAACCTGTCTACGGCGTAAACAGGTTCATTTCATTTCGGGATCATCATAAAATGGCTCCGCTATCTCGGCTCGACAATGAGCTTAATCGCTGTGCGGTCTTCTCCATCGATCACAATATCGGTAAACGCCGGGATGCAAATCAAATCCACTCCGCTTGGAGCAACAAAGCCCCTGGCGATTGCCACTGCCTTAATTGCCTGGTTCAACGCACCAGCCCCGATCGCTTGCAATTCGGCCGCTCCGCGTTCGCGCAACACGCCGGCCAGCGCTCCTGCAACGGAATTTGGATTGGACTTTGCTGAAACTTTTAAGACTTCCATGGAATGTACCTCCTCGGGAATGATGGATGAATGCCACTATTTAGATAGTATTCGAGAGAGGCAATAAAATTCCTTCTTTATGACGCAATACTTTGCAAACTGTTCCGAATTGTGAGAATTTTCAAAGACTAACGGCAGCCGTTTACAGCATCAGCCAATCTTCTTCCGTCAGACGTATCTTTTGCAGCCGTTTTGCTCGTCCTGTCGAATCGTCGATCTCCGCCAGCACGGCGTGAAAATGCCACGCGCCTTCGTCGACGACGAACCGGGCCGGAAGCTGCGTCATAAACTTATGCATCACCGCGCCGCGCTCCATGCCGAGCACGCCTTCCTTGGAGCCGACCATCCCGACATCGGTTACATACGCCGTACCTCCCGAAAGTATCGTATCGTCGTTTGTCTGGACATGCGTATGCGTCCCGACCACAAGCGAGGCTCGA
This genomic window from Paenibacillus humicola contains:
- a CDS encoding dipeptidase — its product is MIKLRSADFHCDVIWKLLEDETLSFRDETSGKLDVTLPRLRQADAVLQTFAIYVPERMERTMTPILRSIDLFYRKVLTAPGMKLVRTSGDIGEIGKSGTVGALLSLEGADGLQGDLAMLRILFRLGVRAAGLTWNHANWGADGALEPRQGGLTKTGKAFVKECNNLGILLDVSHLSERSFWDMADTTAKPLIASHSNARAVCDHPRNLTDDQIKALIAMDGLIGLTFVPQFVKPDANVSVADVLNHVERVCGLGGEDHLMFGSDFDGIDHHVGGLAHPGELHQLKEALLKAYPESKVRSFMSENALRFLEKHLPD
- a CDS encoding stage V sporulation protein S: MEVLKVSAKSNPNSVAGALAGVLRERGAAELQAIGAGALNQAIKAVAIARGFVAPSGVDLICIPAFTDIVIDGEDRTAIKLIVEPR